One Mugil cephalus isolate CIBA_MC_2020 chromosome 22, CIBA_Mcephalus_1.1, whole genome shotgun sequence genomic window carries:
- the LOC124999793 gene encoding SLIT-ROBO Rho GTPase-activating protein 1-like isoform X3, giving the protein MKLLNELYTVMKTYHMYHVETISAETKLREAERQEGRVKGVTGTGGGGVEPVFGLRIEERHQRRNAARKMEKMREKRKAKYSENKLKTLKARNEYLLTLEATNASVFKYYIHDLPDIIDCCDLGYHSSLSRALRTYLSAELSLEASRRAGLEVLEGAVEGLDPARDRQRLLGLYPTAFCPPQRFSFQSHMGDTVNQIASQPQVQAELTLRLTQLQTRLASLKIENEEVKKTWGATLTTLQDMTVLDDYDVSQSFTHSPSSESVKSSVSDGYLNKPSLAKRRANQHETELFYFNKFREYLEGSNLISKLQAKHDILKKALAEGYKAELLTTSRGRKNSHSKHQDSTKAIPLLVESCIRYINLHGLQHQGIFRVSGSQVEVNDIKNSFERGNDPLIDEESNHDINSVAGVLKLYFRGLENPLFPKDRFNDLLSCVRIENLYERAQCVRKILLGVPRATLVVMRYLFAFLNHLSQYSDENMMDAGNLAIVFGPTLLPTPDTLDQVACQAHVNEVVKTVILHHDNIFPDTKELPGPVYEKCMTGDQYCESPFSEPGALEETEPDAGTETQTSDEEGEAVEAVARFDYVGRSGRELSFKKGASLQLFQRASHDWWEGRLNGSRGLVPHQYIVVKDRRVHSPRWADAVSDTLSQKAADSDGGSSSTDDKRSRSELSSPTDIRPPETYNSHRRKRTDGLFRRPLCRSNDNHGNGGVMERSSPPVTGHFSPRELLLGRGQGLTPPLDSPERRRRSAAVTMTVSRHDSLRRPEDTPIRRSSSGQHGFGDSHRSRVLDPDALAQDIEETVTVALGELRQLERQGCRPAPDVVLDTLEQVKNGPVTTCSSESPSPHSTPSTPGTPGTPGTPGTPGTPGTPSPLSPLSPISPLPGPPPGPPRPANPSPDALGSFKPVAAARIGAPLRPPALRPKPMVPPKSSTPPLPPPLDKSCTM; this is encoded by the exons ATGAAGCTCCTGAATGAGCTTTACACC GTGATGAAGACGTACCACATGTACCACGTGGAGACGATCAGCGCGGAGACGAAGCTGCGGGAGGCGGAGCGTCAGGAGGGCCGCGTGAAGGGCGTGACGGGGACGGGCGGCGGGGGGGTGGAGCCTGTGTTCGGCCTGAGGATAGAGGAGCGCCACCAGAGACGCAACGCCGCCCGCAAGATGGAGAAGATGAGGGAGAAG AGGAAAGCAAAGTACTCggagaacaaactgaagacTCTGAAAGCCAGAAACGAGTATTTGCTGACGCTGGAGGCCACCAACGCCTCcgtgtttaaatattacatcCACGACCTGCCCGACATCATAGAC TGTTGTGACCTAGGGTACCACTCCAGTCTGAGCCGGGCTCTGAGGACCTACCTATCCGCCGAACTGAGCCTTGAAGCCTCCAGGAGGGCCGGCCTGGAGGTGCTGGAAGGAGCCGTGGAGGGTTTGGACCCGGCCCGCGACCGGCAGCGTCTGCTGGGCCTCTACCCCACTGCCTTCTGCCCCCCACAGCGCTTCAGCTTCCAGTCCCACATGGGCGACACA GTGAACCAGATCGCCTCCCAGCCACAGGTCCAGGCCGAGCTCACGCTGCGTCTCACTCAGCTCCAGACTCGCCTGGCGTCCCTGAAGATCGAGAACGAAGAG GTGAAGAAGACCTGGGGTGCGACTCTGACCACCCTGCAGGACATGACGGTGCTGGACGACTACGACGTCTCCCAGAGCTTCACCCACAGCCCGTCGTCCGAGTCGGTCAAGTCCAGCGTTTCGGACGGCTACTTGAACAAACCGAGCCTGGCTAAGAGACGGGCCAACCAGCACGAGACGGAGCTCTTCTACTTCAAT AAATTCCGCGAGTATCTGGAGGGAAGTAATCTCATTTCCAAGCTGCAGGCCAAACACGATATACTGAAGAAAGCCTTAGCGGAGG GATATAAAGCCGAACTGCTGACTACCAG TCGTGGGCGGAAGAACTCCCACAGCAAGCACCAG GATTCAACCAAAGCCATACCTTTGCTTGTGGAGAGCTGCATCCGCTACATCAACCTACACG GTCTTCAGCATCAAGGAATATTCCGGGTGTCGGGATCTCAGGTCGAGGTCAACGACATCAAGAACTCCTTCGAAAGAG GCAACGACCCGCTGATTGACGAAGAGAGCAACCACGACATCAACTCTGTGGCTGGCGTGTTGAAGCTCTACTTCAGGGGTTTGGAGAACCCGCTGTTCCCCAAGGATCGATTTAATGACCTGCTGTCCTGCGTCC GGATAGAAAACCTGTACGAGCGAGCGCAGTGCGTCCGTAAGATCCTGCTGGGCGTCCCGAGGGCGACGCTGGTGGTGATGCGCTACCTGTTCGCCTTCCTCAACCA cctgTCCCAGTACAGCGACGAGAACATGATGGACGCCGGGAACCTGGCCATCGTGTTCGGCCCCACCCTCCTGCCGACGCCCGACACCCTGGACCAGGTGGCCTGCCAGGCCCACGTCAACGAGGTGGTGAAGACGGTCATCCTGCACCACGACAACATCTTCCCCGACACCAAGGAGCTGCCCGGCCCGGTTTACGAGAAGTGCATGACCGGAGACCAGTACTG CGAGAGTCCGTTCAGCGAACCCGGAGctctggaggagacggagccGGACGCCGGCACCGAGACCCAGACCAGCGACGAGG AGGGTGAGGCCGTGGAGGCGGTGGCGAGGTTCGACTACGTGGGCCGGTCGGGCCGCGAGCTCTCCTTCAAGAAGGGGGCGTCGCTGCAGCTGTTCCAGCGCGCGTCACATGACTGGTGGGAGGGGCGTCTGAACGGGAGCCGCGGCCTCGTGCCTCATCAGTACATTGTGGTGAAGGACAGGCGAGTGCACAGCCCCAGATG GGCCGACGCCGTGTCCGACACGCTCAGCCAGAAAGCGGCCGACAGCGacggaggaagcagcagcaccGACGATAAGAGGTCCAGGAGCGAGCTGAGCTCCCCCACCGACATCCGGCCTCCGGAGACCTACAACAG CCACCGGAGGAAGAGGACGGACGGTTTGTTCCGCCGGCCGCTCTGCCGCTCCAACGACAACCACGGCAACGGCGGCGTGATGGAGCGGAGCTCCCCGCCGGTGACGGGTCACTTCAGTCCCcgggagctgctgctggggcGGGGCCAGGGTTTGACCCCGCCCCTCGACAGCCCGGAGCGCCGGCGCCGCTCCGCCGCCGTGACCATGACGGTGAGCCGGCACGACTCCCTGCGGAGGCCCGAGGACACGCCCATACGGCGCTCCAGCAGCGGCCAGCACGGCTTCGGGGACTCGCACCGGTCCAGAGTCCTGGACCCCGACGCGCTGGCTCAG GACATCGAGGAGACGGTGACCGTGGCCCTGGGGGAGCTGAGGCAGCTGGAGCGCCAGGGCTGCCGTCCGGCGCCCGACGTGGTGCTGGACACTCTGGAGCAGGTGAAGAACGGCCCCGTCACCACCTGCTCCTCCGAGTCCCCGAGCCCCCACAGCACCCCCAGCACCCCGGGCACCCCGGGGACCCCCGGGACCCCCGGGACGCCGGGCACCCCGGGCACCCCGAGCCCGCTCAGCCCCCTGAGCCCCATCAGCCCGCTCCCGGGACCCCCGCCCGGACCCCCCCGGCCCGCCAACCCGTCCCCGGACGCCCTGGGCTCCTTCAAGCCCGTGGCGGCCGCCCGCATCGGGGCCCCGCTGCGCCCCCCCGCCCTGAGGCCCAAGCCCATGGTCCCGCCCAAGAGCAGCACCCCCCCTCTGCCCCCGCCGCTGGACAAATCCTGCACCATGTGA
- the LOC124999793 gene encoding SLIT-ROBO Rho GTPase-activating protein 1-like isoform X1, with amino-acid sequence MSNSNKSKKDKEILAEYESQVKDVRTQLVEQQRCLEQQTEMRVQLLQDLQDFFRKKAEIETEYSRNLEKLAERFMAKTRSTKDHQQYKKDQNLLSPVNCWYLLLNQVRRESKDHATISDLYLNNVITRLTHISEDSARLLKRSKEIIFQLQEDLMKLLNELYTVMKTYHMYHVETISAETKLREAERQEGRVKGVTGTGGGGVEPVFGLRIEERHQRRNAARKMEKMREKRKAKYSENKLKTLKARNEYLLTLEATNASVFKYYIHDLPDIIDCCDLGYHSSLSRALRTYLSAELSLEASRRAGLEVLEGAVEGLDPARDRQRLLGLYPTAFCPPQRFSFQSHMGDTVNQIASQPQVQAELTLRLTQLQTRLASLKIENEEVKKTWGATLTTLQDMTVLDDYDVSQSFTHSPSSESVKSSVSDGYLNKPSLAKRRANQHETELFYFNKFREYLEGSNLISKLQAKHDILKKALAEGYKAELLTTSRGRKNSHSKHQDSTKAIPLLVESCIRYINLHGLQHQGIFRVSGSQVEVNDIKNSFERGNDPLIDEESNHDINSVAGVLKLYFRGLENPLFPKDRFNDLLSCVRIENLYERAQCVRKILLGVPRATLVVMRYLFAFLNHLSQYSDENMMDAGNLAIVFGPTLLPTPDTLDQVACQAHVNEVVKTVILHHDNIFPDTKELPGPVYEKCMTGDQYCESPFSEPGALEETEPDAGTETQTSDEEGEAVEAVARFDYVGRSGRELSFKKGASLQLFQRASHDWWEGRLNGSRGLVPHQYIVVKDRRVHSPRWADAVSDTLSQKAADSDGGSSSTDDKRSRSELSSPTDIRPPETYNSHRRKRTDGLFRRPLCRSNDNHGNGGVMERSSPPVTGHFSPRELLLGRGQGLTPPLDSPERRRRSAAVTMTVSRHDSLRRPEDTPIRRSSSGQHGFGDSHRSRVLDPDALAQDIEETVTVALGELRQLERQGCRPAPDVVLDTLEQVKNGPVTTCSSESPSPHSTPSTPGTPGTPGTPGTPGTPGTPSPLSPLSPISPLPGPPPGPPRPANPSPDALGSFKPVAAARIGAPLRPPALRPKPMVPPKSSTPPLPPPLDKSCTM; translated from the exons atGTCAAACTCCAACAAGAGCAAGAAGGACAAAGAGATTCTCGCCGAATACGAGAGTCAAGTCAAAG atgtgcgGACTCAGCTGGTGGAGCAGCAGCGTTGCCTGGAGCAGCAGACCGAGATGCGGGTCCAGCTGCTCCAGGACCTGCAGGACTTCTTCAGGAAAAAGGCCGAGATTGAAACAGAGTATTCCAGGAACCTGGAGAAGCTGGCGGAGAGGTTCATGGCCAAGACTCGCAGCACCAAGGACCACCAGCAATACAA GAAAGACCAGAACCTCCTCTCTCCAGTCAACTGCTGGTACTTGCTGTTAAACCAG gtgaggagGGAGAGTAAAGACCACGCTACGATCAGCGACCTCTACCTGAACAACGTCATCACACGTCTCACACACATCAGCGAGGACTCGGCCCGACTCCTGAAGAGG AGTAAGGAGATCATCTTTCAGCTTCAGGAAGACCTCATGAAGCTCCTGAATGAGCTTTACACC GTGATGAAGACGTACCACATGTACCACGTGGAGACGATCAGCGCGGAGACGAAGCTGCGGGAGGCGGAGCGTCAGGAGGGCCGCGTGAAGGGCGTGACGGGGACGGGCGGCGGGGGGGTGGAGCCTGTGTTCGGCCTGAGGATAGAGGAGCGCCACCAGAGACGCAACGCCGCCCGCAAGATGGAGAAGATGAGGGAGAAG AGGAAAGCAAAGTACTCggagaacaaactgaagacTCTGAAAGCCAGAAACGAGTATTTGCTGACGCTGGAGGCCACCAACGCCTCcgtgtttaaatattacatcCACGACCTGCCCGACATCATAGAC TGTTGTGACCTAGGGTACCACTCCAGTCTGAGCCGGGCTCTGAGGACCTACCTATCCGCCGAACTGAGCCTTGAAGCCTCCAGGAGGGCCGGCCTGGAGGTGCTGGAAGGAGCCGTGGAGGGTTTGGACCCGGCCCGCGACCGGCAGCGTCTGCTGGGCCTCTACCCCACTGCCTTCTGCCCCCCACAGCGCTTCAGCTTCCAGTCCCACATGGGCGACACA GTGAACCAGATCGCCTCCCAGCCACAGGTCCAGGCCGAGCTCACGCTGCGTCTCACTCAGCTCCAGACTCGCCTGGCGTCCCTGAAGATCGAGAACGAAGAG GTGAAGAAGACCTGGGGTGCGACTCTGACCACCCTGCAGGACATGACGGTGCTGGACGACTACGACGTCTCCCAGAGCTTCACCCACAGCCCGTCGTCCGAGTCGGTCAAGTCCAGCGTTTCGGACGGCTACTTGAACAAACCGAGCCTGGCTAAGAGACGGGCCAACCAGCACGAGACGGAGCTCTTCTACTTCAAT AAATTCCGCGAGTATCTGGAGGGAAGTAATCTCATTTCCAAGCTGCAGGCCAAACACGATATACTGAAGAAAGCCTTAGCGGAGG GATATAAAGCCGAACTGCTGACTACCAG TCGTGGGCGGAAGAACTCCCACAGCAAGCACCAG GATTCAACCAAAGCCATACCTTTGCTTGTGGAGAGCTGCATCCGCTACATCAACCTACACG GTCTTCAGCATCAAGGAATATTCCGGGTGTCGGGATCTCAGGTCGAGGTCAACGACATCAAGAACTCCTTCGAAAGAG GCAACGACCCGCTGATTGACGAAGAGAGCAACCACGACATCAACTCTGTGGCTGGCGTGTTGAAGCTCTACTTCAGGGGTTTGGAGAACCCGCTGTTCCCCAAGGATCGATTTAATGACCTGCTGTCCTGCGTCC GGATAGAAAACCTGTACGAGCGAGCGCAGTGCGTCCGTAAGATCCTGCTGGGCGTCCCGAGGGCGACGCTGGTGGTGATGCGCTACCTGTTCGCCTTCCTCAACCA cctgTCCCAGTACAGCGACGAGAACATGATGGACGCCGGGAACCTGGCCATCGTGTTCGGCCCCACCCTCCTGCCGACGCCCGACACCCTGGACCAGGTGGCCTGCCAGGCCCACGTCAACGAGGTGGTGAAGACGGTCATCCTGCACCACGACAACATCTTCCCCGACACCAAGGAGCTGCCCGGCCCGGTTTACGAGAAGTGCATGACCGGAGACCAGTACTG CGAGAGTCCGTTCAGCGAACCCGGAGctctggaggagacggagccGGACGCCGGCACCGAGACCCAGACCAGCGACGAGG AGGGTGAGGCCGTGGAGGCGGTGGCGAGGTTCGACTACGTGGGCCGGTCGGGCCGCGAGCTCTCCTTCAAGAAGGGGGCGTCGCTGCAGCTGTTCCAGCGCGCGTCACATGACTGGTGGGAGGGGCGTCTGAACGGGAGCCGCGGCCTCGTGCCTCATCAGTACATTGTGGTGAAGGACAGGCGAGTGCACAGCCCCAGATG GGCCGACGCCGTGTCCGACACGCTCAGCCAGAAAGCGGCCGACAGCGacggaggaagcagcagcaccGACGATAAGAGGTCCAGGAGCGAGCTGAGCTCCCCCACCGACATCCGGCCTCCGGAGACCTACAACAG CCACCGGAGGAAGAGGACGGACGGTTTGTTCCGCCGGCCGCTCTGCCGCTCCAACGACAACCACGGCAACGGCGGCGTGATGGAGCGGAGCTCCCCGCCGGTGACGGGTCACTTCAGTCCCcgggagctgctgctggggcGGGGCCAGGGTTTGACCCCGCCCCTCGACAGCCCGGAGCGCCGGCGCCGCTCCGCCGCCGTGACCATGACGGTGAGCCGGCACGACTCCCTGCGGAGGCCCGAGGACACGCCCATACGGCGCTCCAGCAGCGGCCAGCACGGCTTCGGGGACTCGCACCGGTCCAGAGTCCTGGACCCCGACGCGCTGGCTCAG GACATCGAGGAGACGGTGACCGTGGCCCTGGGGGAGCTGAGGCAGCTGGAGCGCCAGGGCTGCCGTCCGGCGCCCGACGTGGTGCTGGACACTCTGGAGCAGGTGAAGAACGGCCCCGTCACCACCTGCTCCTCCGAGTCCCCGAGCCCCCACAGCACCCCCAGCACCCCGGGCACCCCGGGGACCCCCGGGACCCCCGGGACGCCGGGCACCCCGGGCACCCCGAGCCCGCTCAGCCCCCTGAGCCCCATCAGCCCGCTCCCGGGACCCCCGCCCGGACCCCCCCGGCCCGCCAACCCGTCCCCGGACGCCCTGGGCTCCTTCAAGCCCGTGGCGGCCGCCCGCATCGGGGCCCCGCTGCGCCCCCCCGCCCTGAGGCCCAAGCCCATGGTCCCGCCCAAGAGCAGCACCCCCCCTCTGCCCCCGCCGCTGGACAAATCCTGCACCATGTGA
- the LOC124999793 gene encoding SLIT-ROBO Rho GTPase-activating protein 1-like isoform X2, whose product MSNSNKSKKDKEILAEYESQVKDVRTQLVEQQRCLEQQTEMRVQLLQDLQDFFRKKAEIETEYSRNLEKLAERFMAKTRSTKDHQQYKKDQNLLSPVNCWYLLLNQVRRESKDHATISDLYLNNVITRLTHISEDSARLLKRSKEIIFQLQEDLMKLLNELYTVMKTYHMYHVETISAETKLREAERQEGRVKGVTGTGGGGVEPVFGLRIEERHQRRNAARKMEKMREKRKAKYSENKLKTLKARNEYLLTLEATNASVFKYYIHDLPDIIDCCDLGYHSSLSRALRTYLSAELSLEASRRAGLEVLEGAVEGLDPARDRQRLLGLYPTAFCPPQRFSFQSHMGDTVNQIASQPQVQAELTLRLTQLQTRLASLKIENEEVKKTWGATLTTLQDMTVLDDYDVSQSFTHSPSSESVKSSVSDGYLNKPSLAKRRANQHETELFYFNKFREYLEGSNLISKLQAKHDILKKALAEGYKAELLTTSRGRKNSHSKHQDSTKAIPLLVESCIRYINLHGLQHQGIFRVSGSQVEVNDIKNSFERGNDPLIDEESNHDINSVAGVLKLYFRGLENPLFPKDRFNDLLSCVRIENLYERAQCVRKILLGVPRATLVVMRYLFAFLNHLSQYSDENMMDAGNLAIVFGPTLLPTPDTLDQVACQAHVNEVVKTVILHHDNIFPDTKELPGPVYEKCMTGDQYCESPFSEPGALEETEPDAGTETQTSDEEGEAVEAVARFDYVGRSGRELSFKKGASLQLFQRASHDWWEGRLNGSRGLVPHQYIVVKDRADAVSDTLSQKAADSDGGSSSTDDKRSRSELSSPTDIRPPETYNSHRRKRTDGLFRRPLCRSNDNHGNGGVMERSSPPVTGHFSPRELLLGRGQGLTPPLDSPERRRRSAAVTMTVSRHDSLRRPEDTPIRRSSSGQHGFGDSHRSRVLDPDALAQDIEETVTVALGELRQLERQGCRPAPDVVLDTLEQVKNGPVTTCSSESPSPHSTPSTPGTPGTPGTPGTPGTPGTPSPLSPLSPISPLPGPPPGPPRPANPSPDALGSFKPVAAARIGAPLRPPALRPKPMVPPKSSTPPLPPPLDKSCTM is encoded by the exons atGTCAAACTCCAACAAGAGCAAGAAGGACAAAGAGATTCTCGCCGAATACGAGAGTCAAGTCAAAG atgtgcgGACTCAGCTGGTGGAGCAGCAGCGTTGCCTGGAGCAGCAGACCGAGATGCGGGTCCAGCTGCTCCAGGACCTGCAGGACTTCTTCAGGAAAAAGGCCGAGATTGAAACAGAGTATTCCAGGAACCTGGAGAAGCTGGCGGAGAGGTTCATGGCCAAGACTCGCAGCACCAAGGACCACCAGCAATACAA GAAAGACCAGAACCTCCTCTCTCCAGTCAACTGCTGGTACTTGCTGTTAAACCAG gtgaggagGGAGAGTAAAGACCACGCTACGATCAGCGACCTCTACCTGAACAACGTCATCACACGTCTCACACACATCAGCGAGGACTCGGCCCGACTCCTGAAGAGG AGTAAGGAGATCATCTTTCAGCTTCAGGAAGACCTCATGAAGCTCCTGAATGAGCTTTACACC GTGATGAAGACGTACCACATGTACCACGTGGAGACGATCAGCGCGGAGACGAAGCTGCGGGAGGCGGAGCGTCAGGAGGGCCGCGTGAAGGGCGTGACGGGGACGGGCGGCGGGGGGGTGGAGCCTGTGTTCGGCCTGAGGATAGAGGAGCGCCACCAGAGACGCAACGCCGCCCGCAAGATGGAGAAGATGAGGGAGAAG AGGAAAGCAAAGTACTCggagaacaaactgaagacTCTGAAAGCCAGAAACGAGTATTTGCTGACGCTGGAGGCCACCAACGCCTCcgtgtttaaatattacatcCACGACCTGCCCGACATCATAGAC TGTTGTGACCTAGGGTACCACTCCAGTCTGAGCCGGGCTCTGAGGACCTACCTATCCGCCGAACTGAGCCTTGAAGCCTCCAGGAGGGCCGGCCTGGAGGTGCTGGAAGGAGCCGTGGAGGGTTTGGACCCGGCCCGCGACCGGCAGCGTCTGCTGGGCCTCTACCCCACTGCCTTCTGCCCCCCACAGCGCTTCAGCTTCCAGTCCCACATGGGCGACACA GTGAACCAGATCGCCTCCCAGCCACAGGTCCAGGCCGAGCTCACGCTGCGTCTCACTCAGCTCCAGACTCGCCTGGCGTCCCTGAAGATCGAGAACGAAGAG GTGAAGAAGACCTGGGGTGCGACTCTGACCACCCTGCAGGACATGACGGTGCTGGACGACTACGACGTCTCCCAGAGCTTCACCCACAGCCCGTCGTCCGAGTCGGTCAAGTCCAGCGTTTCGGACGGCTACTTGAACAAACCGAGCCTGGCTAAGAGACGGGCCAACCAGCACGAGACGGAGCTCTTCTACTTCAAT AAATTCCGCGAGTATCTGGAGGGAAGTAATCTCATTTCCAAGCTGCAGGCCAAACACGATATACTGAAGAAAGCCTTAGCGGAGG GATATAAAGCCGAACTGCTGACTACCAG TCGTGGGCGGAAGAACTCCCACAGCAAGCACCAG GATTCAACCAAAGCCATACCTTTGCTTGTGGAGAGCTGCATCCGCTACATCAACCTACACG GTCTTCAGCATCAAGGAATATTCCGGGTGTCGGGATCTCAGGTCGAGGTCAACGACATCAAGAACTCCTTCGAAAGAG GCAACGACCCGCTGATTGACGAAGAGAGCAACCACGACATCAACTCTGTGGCTGGCGTGTTGAAGCTCTACTTCAGGGGTTTGGAGAACCCGCTGTTCCCCAAGGATCGATTTAATGACCTGCTGTCCTGCGTCC GGATAGAAAACCTGTACGAGCGAGCGCAGTGCGTCCGTAAGATCCTGCTGGGCGTCCCGAGGGCGACGCTGGTGGTGATGCGCTACCTGTTCGCCTTCCTCAACCA cctgTCCCAGTACAGCGACGAGAACATGATGGACGCCGGGAACCTGGCCATCGTGTTCGGCCCCACCCTCCTGCCGACGCCCGACACCCTGGACCAGGTGGCCTGCCAGGCCCACGTCAACGAGGTGGTGAAGACGGTCATCCTGCACCACGACAACATCTTCCCCGACACCAAGGAGCTGCCCGGCCCGGTTTACGAGAAGTGCATGACCGGAGACCAGTACTG CGAGAGTCCGTTCAGCGAACCCGGAGctctggaggagacggagccGGACGCCGGCACCGAGACCCAGACCAGCGACGAGG AGGGTGAGGCCGTGGAGGCGGTGGCGAGGTTCGACTACGTGGGCCGGTCGGGCCGCGAGCTCTCCTTCAAGAAGGGGGCGTCGCTGCAGCTGTTCCAGCGCGCGTCACATGACTGGTGGGAGGGGCGTCTGAACGGGAGCCGCGGCCTCGTGCCTCATCAGTACATTGTGGTGAAGGACAG GGCCGACGCCGTGTCCGACACGCTCAGCCAGAAAGCGGCCGACAGCGacggaggaagcagcagcaccGACGATAAGAGGTCCAGGAGCGAGCTGAGCTCCCCCACCGACATCCGGCCTCCGGAGACCTACAACAG CCACCGGAGGAAGAGGACGGACGGTTTGTTCCGCCGGCCGCTCTGCCGCTCCAACGACAACCACGGCAACGGCGGCGTGATGGAGCGGAGCTCCCCGCCGGTGACGGGTCACTTCAGTCCCcgggagctgctgctggggcGGGGCCAGGGTTTGACCCCGCCCCTCGACAGCCCGGAGCGCCGGCGCCGCTCCGCCGCCGTGACCATGACGGTGAGCCGGCACGACTCCCTGCGGAGGCCCGAGGACACGCCCATACGGCGCTCCAGCAGCGGCCAGCACGGCTTCGGGGACTCGCACCGGTCCAGAGTCCTGGACCCCGACGCGCTGGCTCAG GACATCGAGGAGACGGTGACCGTGGCCCTGGGGGAGCTGAGGCAGCTGGAGCGCCAGGGCTGCCGTCCGGCGCCCGACGTGGTGCTGGACACTCTGGAGCAGGTGAAGAACGGCCCCGTCACCACCTGCTCCTCCGAGTCCCCGAGCCCCCACAGCACCCCCAGCACCCCGGGCACCCCGGGGACCCCCGGGACCCCCGGGACGCCGGGCACCCCGGGCACCCCGAGCCCGCTCAGCCCCCTGAGCCCCATCAGCCCGCTCCCGGGACCCCCGCCCGGACCCCCCCGGCCCGCCAACCCGTCCCCGGACGCCCTGGGCTCCTTCAAGCCCGTGGCGGCCGCCCGCATCGGGGCCCCGCTGCGCCCCCCCGCCCTGAGGCCCAAGCCCATGGTCCCGCCCAAGAGCAGCACCCCCCCTCTGCCCCCGCCGCTGGACAAATCCTGCACCATGTGA